The following coding sequences are from one Candidatus Binataceae bacterium window:
- a CDS encoding MaoC family dehydratase, whose protein sequence is METPSVFESDEIYVGRDFGGAEYEITPDLVERYIAGTGDDNPWYRGRSPLGGPVAPALILHSAVFRTHDWYLPNIYGNLHARQECDLLAPVMVGERLHTRSVIVDRYVKRDREYVVNETMIFNAAGRLVTRSRTHQSFLLPERAAHSALAVDKSRERDPARSFRVGERGGEPIESPMIHVSEAMCMAFSGPALNYHTDREAARKLGFPEIVVQGMLSVCLVGAMMTQRFGMGFLCGGRCDLRLVNVLWANETTAARGRILEGRPEGKRTRAEVEAWCEKSDGTKTVVGIASALEL, encoded by the coding sequence ATGGAGACGCCGAGCGTATTCGAAAGCGATGAGATTTACGTTGGCCGCGACTTCGGCGGCGCCGAATATGAGATCACGCCCGACCTGGTCGAGCGCTATATCGCGGGCACCGGCGACGACAATCCGTGGTACCGCGGGCGCTCGCCGCTCGGCGGACCGGTCGCGCCGGCGCTGATCCTGCATTCGGCTGTTTTCCGCACTCACGACTGGTACCTGCCCAACATCTACGGCAACCTGCACGCGCGCCAGGAGTGCGACCTACTGGCGCCGGTGATGGTCGGCGAGCGGCTGCATACGCGCTCGGTAATCGTCGATCGCTACGTAAAGCGCGACCGCGAGTACGTGGTCAACGAAACGATGATCTTTAACGCCGCGGGCCGGCTCGTCACCCGCAGCCGCACCCATCAGAGCTTCCTGCTGCCCGAGCGCGCGGCCCACAGCGCGCTGGCGGTTGACAAGTCGCGCGAGCGCGATCCCGCGCGCAGCTTCAGAGTCGGTGAGCGTGGCGGCGAGCCGATCGAGTCGCCGATGATCCACGTGAGCGAGGCGATGTGCATGGCGTTCTCGGGGCCGGCGCTCAACTACCACACCGACCGCGAGGCGGCGCGCAAGCTCGGCTTTCCGGAGATCGTCGTGCAGGGGATGCTGTCCGTGTGCCTGGTCGGGGCGATGATGACCCAGCGCTTCGGGATGGGCTTCTTGTGCGGCGGACGCTGCGATCTGCGGCTCGTCAACGTACTGTGGGCCAACGAGACGACCGCTGCCCGCGGCCGGATTCTCGAAGGCCGTCCGGAAGGCAAGCGCACGCGCGCCGAGGTCGAGGCGTGGTGCGAAAAGTCCGACGGCACCAAGACCGTGGTCGGCATTGCCAGCGCGCTGGAGCTGTAG
- a CDS encoding thioesterase family protein, with protein MRAIPVGTKGSYTMTVSRKDLAGTMEPSLPPVLATCMMSLMMELAAMDAMRPYMEPGEMSVGIVVNVQHLAATPDGHKVTAYAEVTRCDGRRVEFNVRAVDEMDEIGTGTHSRAVVERAKFDERLKRKIKQA; from the coding sequence ATGCGAGCGATTCCGGTGGGAACCAAGGGCAGTTACACGATGACCGTAAGCCGCAAGGACCTGGCGGGCACGATGGAACCGTCGCTGCCGCCAGTGCTCGCGACCTGCATGATGAGCCTGATGATGGAGCTGGCCGCGATGGACGCGATGCGCCCGTACATGGAGCCGGGTGAAATGTCGGTCGGCATCGTGGTCAACGTCCAGCACCTTGCCGCCACTCCCGACGGGCACAAGGTCACCGCGTACGCCGAGGTCACCAGATGCGACGGGCGGCGCGTCGAGTTCAACGTCCGCGCGGTGGACGAGATGGACGAAATCGGCACCGGCACCCACAGCCGCGCGGTGGTCGAACGGGCCAAGTTCGATGAGCGGCTTAAGAGGAAGATCAAACAGGCTTGA